A stretch of the Conger conger chromosome 3, fConCon1.1, whole genome shotgun sequence genome encodes the following:
- the LOC133124835 gene encoding transmembrane protein 182-like, with product MKAEVVALVAGIVGGIGVLCFFVAFATDYWLLASDDCDDYGQMQYTVDTNMEEQSNSTQSNSTEATVVTEGPVLPDATLHHEGFFWRCWFHGDPSFHVVWAVLFTNQPAPKVCIHGYLFPLPVALGPVPHPIYDATAVFRGFWTMFIILAVAASVAGGFLLVCAVPFVSYKLYKVGGAFLITAACLFLALVCLFVLWKEVVADVGKYIMQERGETCPDAHIEAHYGWSFMVAAAGIPLVNLSGLLFFLIGRALQMRKGVTN from the exons ATGAAGGCAGAGGTGGTCGCCCTTGTGGCGGGCATTGTAGGGGGGATCGGGGTGCTGTGCTTCTTTGTGGCTTTTGCGACGGACTACTGGTTGCTGGCCAGCGACGACTGCGACGACTATGGACAGATGCAGTATACAGTCGACACCAACATGGAGGAACAGTCAAACAGCACGCAGTCAAACAGCACAGAG GCAACGGTTGTGACAGAAGGCCCTGTCCTCCCTGATGCGACGTTGCATCATGAAGGCTTCTTCTGGAGATGCTGGTTTCATGGGGACCCCTCGTTTCACGTGGTCTGGGCCGTTTTATTCA CGAATCAACCAGCACCCAAGGTCTGTATCCATGGATACCTCTTCCCCCTGCCCGTTGCCTTGGGACCAGTCCCTCACCCTATTTACGATGCCACAGCAG TGTTCCGAGGGTTCTGGACCATGTTCATCATCCTGGCTGTAGCTGCTAGTGTGGCCGGAGGGTTCTTATTGGTTTGTGCTGTGCCGTTTGTCAGCTACAAGCTCTACAAGGTGGGTGGAGCCTTCCTTATCACAGCAG CCTGCCTGTTCCTGGCTCTGGTGTGCCTTTTCGTGCTCTGGAAGGAGGTGGTGGCAGACGTTGGGAAGTACATTATGCAGGAACGAGGGGAAACGTGTCCTGATGCACATATAGAGGCCCACTACGGCTGGTCCTTCATGGTTGCTGCTGCCGGAATCCCATTGGTCAACCTCTCTGGCCTCCTCTTTTTCTTAATTGGCCGGGCCCTCCAAATGCGTAAAGGAGTAACCAATTAG
- the LOC133123437 gene encoding sodium/hydrogen exchanger 2-like gives MRPLRTPLSLLCLYLGVSSALSLSPDPSPLLDNCSDPNHRAPASLKIFSVDYHHVQAPFEIGLWIMLASLAKLGFHWSGRIPAVVPESCLLIMVGLLVGGVIYGVRHAAPPVLSTDAFFLYLLPPIVLDAGYFLPGRLFFENLGTILWYAVLGTVWNVLGIGVSLYGVCRVGPWGLEEVSLLQCLLFGSLIAAVDPVAVLSVFEEIHVNEQLHILVFGESLLNDAVTVVLYKLFESFLRMPSVSGLDVLAGGCQFVVVGLGGICVGLFFGMVAALTTRFTARAQVIAPLFVFLYSYLSYLTSEMLHLSGIVAIVTCAVSMKQYVEANVSQESNTTIKYFLKMWSSVSETLIFIFLGVSTVQDVHMWSWPFVSSTLFLCLFWRALGVLLLTAVMNKLRRNPVTFRDQFIIAYGGLRGAICFSLVFLIEEFPKKRLFITTTIVVILFTVFVQGMTIKPLVELLEVKRRKRAPPTVSEEIHSRLLDHLLSGIEDIVGYWGQHYWKDKFEQFNSKYLKRFLISEDTQPKSSIVLLYQELERREQTGEEDHGRIESTQSLEDNHVQSRPLLPEEMDSIRRILSRNLRNFNRKQYPAYSRHTLHQDFTVDQSRNPHLHRHQSLRERSPAFSYRGQWDTEEPWDTERECRLTRSFTVGQNPDPIFPDQASPVEFNPNGPLSIHQDREGIATSGEELAPHPPYGATQDRAPKKLSFALVDEREK, from the exons ATGCGTCCGCTCCGgactcccctctccctgctctgcctCTACCTGGGGGTCTCCTcggccctctccctctcaccggACCCCTCCCCGCTGTTGGATAACTGCAGTGACCCAAACCACCGGGCTCCCGCCAGCCTGAAGATCTTCAGTGTGGACTACCACCATGTGCAAGCCCCGTTCGAGATTGGACTGTGGATCATGCTGGCTTCCCTGGCGAAACTGG GATTCCACTGGTCGGGGCGCATCCCTGCCGTGGTCCCGGAGAGCTGCCTGCTCATCATGGTTGGCCTGCTGGTGGGCGGGGTGATCTATGGCGTCCGCCACGCCGCGCCGCCGGTCCTGAGCACGGACGCCTTCTTCCTGTACCTCCTGCCGCCCATCGTGCTGGACGCGGGCTACTTCCTGCCCGGGCGGCTGTTCTTCGAGAACCTGGGCACCATCCTGTGGTACGCTGTGCTGGGCACGGTGTGGAACGTGCTGGGCATCGGCGTGTCGCTGTACGGGGTGTGCCGGGTGGGGCCCTGGGGGCTGGAGGAGGTGTCCCTGCTGCAGTGCCTGCTTTTCGGCAGCCTCATCGCGGCCGTTGACCCCGTCGCCGTCCTCTCCGTCTTCGAGGAGATCCACGTCAACGAGCAGCTGCACATCCTGGTGTTCGGGGAGTCGCTGCTCAACGACGCCGTCACCGTG GTCCTGTACAAGCTGTTCGAGTCCTTCCTGCGAATGCCCTCAGTGTCAGGGTTGGACGTGCTGGCGGGAGGTTGCCAGTTCGTGGTGGTGGGGCTAGGCGGGATCTGCGTTGGGCTGTTCTTCGGCATGGTGGCTGCCCTCACCACTCGCTTCACAGCTCGGGCTCAAGTGATCGCGCCCCTCTTCGTCTTCCTCTACAGCTACCTATCGTACCTCACCTCTGAGATGCTGCACCTGTCTGGGATCGTGGC GATTGTGACCTGTGCTGTCAGCATGAAGCAGTATGTGGAGGCCAACGTATCCCAGGAGTCCAACACCACCATAAAATACTTCCTGAAGATGTGGAGCAGCGTCAGCGAGACCCTGATCTTCATCTTCCTGGGCGTGTCCACCGTCCAGGATGTGCACATGTGGAGCTGGCCATTTGTGTCTTCCACACTCTTCCTCTGCCTGTTCTGGAGGGCCCTGG GTGTGCTGCTCCTGACGGCTGTAATGAACAAGCTGAGGCGAAACCCTGTCACCTTCCGTGACCAGTTCATCATTGCCTACGGTGGACTGAGAGGGgctatctgtttctctctggtcTTCCTGATCGAAGAATTCCCTAAGAAGAGGCTCTTCATCACCACTACCATCGTAGTCATCCTCTTCACAGTCTTTGTGCAG GGCATGACCATTAAGCCTCTGGTGGAGTTACTGGAAGTGAAGCGTAGGAAGAGGGCACCCCCTACAGTCAGTGAAGAGATCCACAGCCGG CTTTTGGATCACTTGCTGTCCGGTATCGAGGATATTGTAGGGTACTGGGGCCAGCACTACTGGAAAGACAA gtttgaaCAGTTTAACAGTAAGTACCTGAAGAGGTTTCTGATCAGCGAGGACACTCAGCCTAAGTCCAGCATCGTGCTACTGTACCAAGAGCTGGAGCGCCGGGAGCAGACAGGAGAGGAGGAtcatgggaggatagagagcaCTCAGTCCCT TGAGGACAACCATGTCCAAAGCAGACCTTTACTTCCTGAGGAAATGGACAGCATCAGGCGAATCCTTTCCAGAAACCTGCGCAACTTCAATAGGAAG cagtatCCTGCTTACAGCAGGCACACTCTGCATCAGGACTTCACTGTGGACCAGAGCAGAAATCCCCATTTACACCGACACCAGAGTCTGAGGGAGAGGAGTCCTGCATTCAGCTACCGTGGTCAG TGGGATACCGAGGAGCCCTGGGACACTGAGAGGGAGTGTAGGCTCACCAGGTCTTTCACAG TGGGCCAAAATCCTGATCCAATTTTTCCAGACCAAGCAAGCCCGGTGGAGTTCAATCCAAACGGCCCACTGAGCATCCACCAGGATAGGGAGGGTATCGCTACATCTGGGgaggaactggctccacacccTCCCTATGGAGCCACACAGGACAGGGCCCCCAAAAAACTGAGCTTTGCTCTGGTAGACGAGAGGGAGAAGTAG